A window of Desulfotignum phosphitoxidans DSM 13687 genomic DNA:
TGGTGGAATCAACCTATAACTGGTACTGGCTGGTGGATGGCCTGCAAAATCACGGCTATCAGGTTCATCTGGCCAACCCATCCGCTGTCAAGCAGTATGAAGGATTAAAGTACACCGATGACCGGTGGGACTCCTTCTGGCTGGCCCATATGAAACGATTGAACATATTGCCTGAAG
This region includes:
- a CDS encoding IS110 family transposase; amino-acid sequence: MKYYAGIDLHSSNNYIGIIDEKDKRVFGKRISNDLPDVLSVLEPFKSNLDGVVVESTYNWYWLVDGLQNHGYQVHLANPSAVKQYEGLKYTDDRWDSFWLAHMKRLNILPE